One genomic window of Paraburkholderia phytofirmans PsJN includes the following:
- a CDS encoding alpha/beta fold hydrolase, translating to MSITQRNNLQISGNGKRTMVLAHGFGCDQSMWRLLAPSFHDEYRTVLFDHVGSGSSDLSAYDIDKYDSLYGYASDLIEIIREVAEGPVVFVGHSVSAMIGLIASLKAPQLFSALIMVGPSPCYVNDGDYVGGFSREDIEDLLRTLESNYLGWSSTMAPAIMGAPEQPELGVELTNSFCRTDPEIARQFARVTFLSDHRAILSRTTTPTLILQCSDDIIAPRVVGEYLHRMIPGSTLHIIENIGHCPHLSSPSASADAMNAFLGQMSL from the coding sequence ATGAGCATCACCCAGCGCAACAACCTACAGATTTCCGGCAACGGCAAACGCACCATGGTGCTGGCGCACGGCTTCGGTTGCGATCAAAGCATGTGGCGCTTGCTTGCACCGTCGTTTCATGACGAATACCGCACCGTGCTGTTCGATCACGTCGGCAGCGGCTCGTCGGATCTGAGCGCCTACGACATCGACAAATACGACTCGCTGTACGGCTACGCCAGCGACCTGATCGAGATCATCCGTGAAGTTGCCGAGGGCCCGGTAGTGTTCGTCGGTCACTCGGTCAGCGCGATGATCGGGCTGATCGCGAGCCTCAAGGCGCCACAGCTTTTCTCCGCGCTGATCATGGTGGGGCCGTCGCCGTGTTACGTGAACGACGGCGACTACGTCGGCGGCTTTTCGCGCGAAGACATCGAAGATCTGCTGCGCACGCTCGAAAGCAACTACCTCGGCTGGTCGAGCACCATGGCGCCGGCCATCATGGGCGCGCCGGAGCAACCGGAGCTTGGCGTCGAACTGACCAACAGTTTCTGCCGCACCGATCCCGAGATCGCGCGGCAATTCGCGCGTGTCACGTTTCTCTCCGACCATCGCGCGATACTCTCGCGCACCACCACGCCCACGCTGATTCTGCAATGTAGCGACGACATCATCGCGCCGCGCGTGGTCGGCGAATACCTGCACCGCATGATCCCTGGCAGCACGCTGCATATCATCGAGAACATCGGCCATTGTCCGCATCTGAGTTCACCGAGCGCGAGCGCGGACGCGATGAACGCCTTTCTCGGGCAGATGAGCCTGTAG
- the tkt gene encoding transketolase: MQNDPALDQLCINTIRTLSMDAVQKANSGHPGTPMALAPVAYHLWQNHLVYDPDEPLWPNRDRFVLSAGHASMLLYSLLHLANVKAVDDAGRPTGAPAVSLNDIEHFRQIDSNTPGHPEYRMTTGVETTTGPLGQGLGNSVGMAMAGRWCESHFNKPDAQLFDHRVYALCGDGDMMEGISHEAASLAGHLKLSNLIWIYDSNRVTIEGHTDLAYSDDVETRFRGYNWHTLRVNDANDAAALEAAIVEAKSITDRPTLIVAHSIIGWGSPHKQDTSSAHGEALGVDEVALTKKAYGWPEDKFFYVPDGVHERFAAGIGARGKAAREAWQAQYDAYNKKYPELAREFAQMEAHELPAGWDSDIPTFDADPKGVASRDSSGKVLNAIAARVPWMIGGAADLSPSTKTNLKFEGAGSFEHDSYGGCNLHFGIREHAMGAAVNGLALSNLRPFGSTFLIFSDYMKPPIRLSAIMEVPSIFVFTHDSIGVGEDGPTHQPIEQLASLRGVPGLTVLRPGDANEVAEAWRAALSDPRRPSCIVVSRQALPTLDRSRYAAASGTRKGAYVLADAADGQKPQVILMATGSELSVCVDVYEKLKGEGIAARVVSMPSWDIFERQDEAYQESVLPSDVHARVAVEQAASLGWDRYVGRLGAQVVMHTFGASAPLADLKKKFGFTPEHVYEAAKQQIERVKSKRSPE, from the coding sequence ATGCAAAACGATCCCGCCCTCGATCAGCTGTGTATCAACACGATCCGCACGCTGTCGATGGACGCTGTGCAAAAGGCCAATTCCGGTCACCCCGGCACGCCGATGGCACTGGCACCTGTGGCCTATCATCTGTGGCAAAACCATCTTGTGTACGATCCCGACGAGCCGTTGTGGCCGAACCGCGACCGTTTCGTGCTCTCGGCGGGGCATGCGTCGATGCTGCTGTATTCGCTGCTGCATCTGGCCAATGTGAAAGCCGTGGACGACGCGGGCAGGCCCACCGGCGCGCCCGCCGTCTCGCTGAACGACATCGAGCATTTCCGTCAGATCGACAGCAATACGCCGGGGCACCCCGAGTACCGCATGACTACCGGCGTCGAGACCACCACCGGCCCGCTCGGCCAGGGACTCGGCAACAGCGTCGGCATGGCGATGGCGGGGCGCTGGTGCGAGAGCCACTTCAACAAGCCGGATGCGCAGCTCTTCGACCATCGCGTCTACGCGCTATGCGGCGACGGCGACATGATGGAAGGCATCTCGCATGAAGCGGCCTCGCTCGCCGGGCATCTGAAACTGTCCAATCTGATCTGGATCTACGACAGCAACCGCGTGACGATCGAAGGCCACACGGACCTCGCGTACAGCGACGACGTGGAAACCCGGTTCCGCGGCTACAACTGGCATACGCTGCGCGTGAACGACGCCAACGACGCCGCCGCGCTCGAAGCCGCTATCGTCGAGGCGAAAAGCATTACCGACAGGCCGACGCTGATCGTCGCGCATAGCATTATCGGCTGGGGCTCGCCGCACAAGCAGGACACGTCGTCGGCGCACGGCGAAGCGCTCGGCGTCGATGAAGTGGCGCTCACCAAGAAGGCGTACGGCTGGCCCGAGGACAAATTCTTCTATGTGCCCGACGGCGTGCACGAGCGCTTCGCGGCGGGCATCGGCGCGCGCGGCAAGGCGGCGCGCGAGGCGTGGCAGGCGCAGTACGACGCCTACAACAAGAAGTACCCGGAACTCGCGCGTGAATTCGCGCAGATGGAAGCACACGAATTGCCGGCGGGCTGGGACAGCGACATCCCCACGTTCGATGCCGACCCGAAGGGCGTCGCGTCACGCGATTCGTCGGGCAAGGTGCTCAACGCGATTGCCGCGCGCGTGCCGTGGATGATCGGCGGCGCCGCCGATCTCTCGCCGTCCACCAAAACCAACCTGAAATTCGAGGGCGCGGGCAGCTTCGAGCACGATAGCTACGGCGGCTGCAATCTGCACTTCGGCATTCGCGAACACGCGATGGGCGCGGCGGTGAACGGCCTCGCGCTGTCGAATCTGCGTCCCTTCGGCTCCACGTTCCTGATTTTCAGCGACTACATGAAGCCGCCGATCCGCCTCTCGGCCATCATGGAAGTGCCGTCCATCTTCGTGTTCACGCACGATTCGATCGGCGTGGGCGAAGACGGTCCGACCCATCAGCCGATCGAGCAACTGGCTTCGCTACGCGGCGTGCCGGGGCTCACCGTGCTGCGCCCGGGCGATGCCAACGAAGTCGCCGAGGCCTGGCGTGCGGCGCTGTCGGATCCGCGGCGGCCGTCGTGCATCGTGGTGTCGCGCCAGGCGTTGCCCACCTTGGACCGCAGCCGCTATGCCGCCGCCAGCGGCACGCGGAAGGGCGCTTATGTGCTCGCCGATGCAGCCGACGGACAGAAGCCGCAAGTGATCCTGATGGCGACAGGCAGCGAACTCTCGGTGTGCGTCGACGTGTACGAGAAGCTCAAGGGCGAGGGCATCGCGGCGCGAGTGGTGTCGATGCCGTCGTGGGACATCTTCGAGCGCCAGGACGAGGCGTATCAGGAATCGGTGTTGCCGTCGGACGTGCACGCGCGTGTCGCCGTCGAGCAGGCTGCCTCGCTTGGCTGGGACCGCTATGTGGGCCGCCTCGGCGCGCAGGTGGTAATGCATACGTTCGGCGCGTCCGCGCCGCTCGCCGATCTGAAGAAGAAGTTCGGCTTCACGCCTGAGCATGTGTATGAGGCGGCGAAGCAGCAGATCGAGCGGGTGAAGTCGAAGCGCAGCCCAGAATAA
- a CDS encoding hybrid sensor histidine kinase/response regulator: MHNTDRPLPSADALFEHAACGLLVTDADGRILRVNATFCGWLGYESAELTGARHIQDLLSAGGKVFYQTHWAPLLQMQGSVAEVKLNMAHRDGHMVPMLLNAVRHCHGDVTYLEVAVLIVADRHKYEQELLLARRNAEASVAAHQRAQRELQESRDVLSLAMRGARMGAWSHEPKSGKFWWSRELEALAGYAEGRFADTPGGFFELIHPGDLIALNEAVDHAVESGDDYVAEFRFLHASGDWCWMEGRGRATYDRHGEPLTIYGLGIDITERKEAQTVLLRQAAIFEHLSDAIVITDLRGNITDFNVGGERMLGYRMREILGKPVALFLPPEETLNIRREALAALAAEGTWRGELPFVRRDGSRGVCETVIKPLANARGDIYGAVSINRDITGRRHAEQQLTRLNLELSKADRRKDEFLATLAHELRNPLAPMRNVLEILRLKEFADPQLSWSRDVFDRQLQHMTHLVDDLLEVSRITQGKLELRKQRLELARAMQSAMEAARPTVQASSHHLSVTLPREPLYLVADPTRLSQMILNLLNNAAKYTPPGGTISLAAERDGDEAVIVVRDSGIGIPAEHLNSVFEMFSQLAPALDRSQGGLGIGLALVRGLAELHGGTVAAFSDGPGKGSEFVIRLPVTKAAMQPSDSAPVEVPHAGGLRVVIVDDNADAAESLAMVLGLEGHEVRTAGDGLAGLELIGAFEPQAVILDIGLPQLNGYEVARRIRQDYPDAGIVLIAVTGWGQQQDKQTALAAGFDHHFTKPVDPGELQRVLSRQRV; encoded by the coding sequence ATGCACAACACGGACCGCCCGCTGCCCTCAGCCGATGCGTTGTTCGAGCACGCCGCTTGCGGCCTGCTCGTCACCGATGCCGACGGCCGCATCCTGCGCGTGAACGCGACCTTCTGCGGCTGGCTCGGCTATGAGAGCGCGGAACTTACCGGGGCGAGGCATATCCAGGATCTGCTGAGCGCCGGCGGCAAGGTGTTCTATCAAACGCACTGGGCGCCGCTTCTGCAAATGCAGGGTTCAGTGGCCGAGGTCAAGCTGAACATGGCGCATCGCGACGGCCACATGGTGCCGATGCTGCTCAACGCGGTGCGCCACTGTCATGGCGACGTGACTTACCTCGAAGTAGCGGTGCTGATCGTCGCCGACCGTCATAAGTACGAGCAGGAGCTGCTGCTCGCGCGGCGCAATGCCGAGGCGTCCGTGGCCGCGCATCAGCGCGCGCAGCGCGAACTGCAGGAAAGCCGCGACGTGCTGAGTCTCGCCATGCGCGGCGCGCGCATGGGCGCGTGGTCGCACGAGCCGAAATCGGGCAAGTTCTGGTGGAGCCGCGAACTCGAAGCGCTCGCAGGCTACGCCGAAGGCCGTTTTGCCGACACGCCCGGCGGCTTTTTCGAACTGATTCATCCAGGCGATCTGATCGCGCTGAACGAGGCAGTGGACCACGCGGTGGAAAGCGGCGACGACTATGTCGCCGAGTTCCGCTTTCTGCACGCGAGCGGCGACTGGTGCTGGATGGAAGGCCGCGGGCGCGCCACTTACGACCGCCACGGCGAGCCGCTGACGATCTACGGCCTCGGCATCGACATCACCGAACGCAAGGAAGCGCAGACGGTCCTGCTGCGTCAGGCGGCAATCTTCGAGCACCTGAGCGACGCGATTGTGATCACCGATCTGCGCGGCAATATCACCGACTTCAACGTGGGCGGCGAACGCATGCTGGGTTATCGCATGCGCGAGATTCTCGGCAAGCCGGTCGCGCTCTTCCTCCCGCCGGAAGAGACACTGAACATTCGCCGCGAAGCACTTGCCGCCCTCGCCGCCGAAGGCACCTGGCGCGGCGAATTGCCATTCGTGCGGCGCGACGGTTCGCGCGGCGTGTGCGAGACCGTGATCAAGCCGCTCGCCAACGCGCGCGGCGATATCTACGGCGCGGTCAGCATCAATCGCGACATTACCGGCCGCCGGCATGCCGAACAGCAACTCACGCGGCTGAATCTCGAACTCTCGAAGGCCGATCGCCGCAAGGACGAATTCCTCGCCACGCTCGCACACGAACTGCGCAATCCGCTCGCGCCGATGCGCAACGTGCTCGAGATTCTGCGCCTGAAGGAATTCGCCGATCCGCAGTTAAGCTGGTCGCGCGACGTGTTCGACCGGCAACTCCAGCACATGACGCATCTGGTCGACGACCTGCTGGAAGTCTCGCGTATCACGCAGGGCAAGCTGGAGTTGCGCAAACAACGTCTTGAACTGGCGCGTGCGATGCAGTCGGCCATGGAAGCCGCGCGGCCGACCGTGCAGGCCTCGTCGCACCATCTGAGCGTGACGCTGCCCCGCGAGCCGCTCTATCTGGTCGCCGATCCCACGCGCCTGTCGCAAATGATCCTGAATCTGCTGAACAACGCCGCCAAGTACACGCCGCCCGGCGGCACCATTTCACTCGCGGCGGAACGCGACGGCGACGAGGCGGTGATCGTCGTGCGCGATTCCGGCATCGGCATTCCGGCCGAGCATCTGAACAGCGTGTTCGAAATGTTCTCGCAACTCGCGCCGGCGTTGGACCGCTCGCAAGGCGGACTCGGCATCGGCCTCGCGCTGGTGCGCGGCCTCGCGGAACTGCATGGCGGCACGGTTGCGGCCTTCAGTGACGGTCCCGGCAAAGGCAGCGAATTCGTGATCCGGCTGCCGGTGACGAAAGCCGCAATGCAGCCGTCCGATAGCGCGCCGGTCGAGGTGCCGCACGCGGGCGGCCTGCGAGTCGTGATCGTCGACGACAATGCGGACGCCGCCGAAAGCCTCGCGATGGTGCTCGGACTCGAAGGCCATGAGGTGCGCACGGCCGGCGACGGTCTTGCCGGTCTCGAACTGATTGGCGCATTCGAGCCGCAGGCGGTGATACTCGACATCGGCTTGCCGCAACTGAACGGCTATGAAGTGGCGCGGCGGATTCGCCAGGATTATCCGGACGCGGGCATTGTGCTGATCGCCGTCACCGGCTGGGGCCAGCAACAGGACAAGCAGACGGCTCTCGCCGCGGGCTTCGACCATCACTTCACGAAGCCGGTCGATCCAGGCGAGTTGCAGCGGGTGTTGAGCCGGCAGCGGGTATGA
- the zapE gene encoding cell division protein ZapE, with the protein MLDDAQVTRTLASRGIVPDASQREAIAALVTLLDASGQRASSDPTPQHQGVYCYGLPGRGKSLVVDTVFELATCRKRRLHFHEFLREMNRRLVSEPRGDDRLGSVSRQWLDGIELLCFDEFHVHDIADAFLMGRFLDTAIGLGTRIVLTSNYAPEGLLSDPEFHERFLPTIEQIERCFTVIHFDGARDYRFGGEEAQVPHFFAPLDAATRETLLRIFVRYEGSETLDPVTVNAAGRPLAARAAGAALLWADFENLCVASRSHLDYLDLAEQWHGLILDNLRTEWLSTSHTLQRLIWLVDIFYDRKRALFIASDEPIEAALSGLEGAHDLSRTLSRLAEMQSRAYRNTLDGMRDVSADTPANALDGSA; encoded by the coding sequence ATGCTTGACGACGCTCAGGTCACGCGCACCCTGGCTTCGCGCGGCATCGTGCCCGACGCGAGCCAGCGCGAAGCGATCGCCGCGCTCGTCACATTGCTCGACGCGAGCGGACAGCGCGCGAGTTCCGATCCGACACCGCAGCATCAGGGCGTGTATTGCTATGGGCTGCCCGGGCGCGGCAAGAGTCTGGTGGTCGATACGGTGTTCGAGCTGGCAACCTGCCGCAAGCGGCGTCTGCATTTCCACGAATTTCTGCGTGAGATGAACCGGCGGCTCGTGAGCGAGCCGCGCGGCGACGACCGGCTCGGCTCGGTGTCGCGGCAATGGCTCGACGGTATCGAACTGCTGTGCTTCGACGAATTCCATGTGCACGATATCGCCGACGCATTCCTGATGGGCCGCTTTCTCGATACCGCGATCGGTCTCGGCACACGTATCGTGCTCACCTCGAACTACGCGCCGGAAGGCCTGCTGTCAGACCCGGAGTTTCACGAGCGTTTTCTGCCGACCATCGAACAGATCGAGCGCTGCTTCACCGTGATTCATTTCGACGGCGCGCGCGACTACCGTTTCGGCGGCGAAGAAGCGCAAGTGCCGCATTTCTTCGCGCCGCTCGATGCCGCCACCCGGGAAACCTTGCTGCGGATTTTCGTGCGCTATGAAGGCAGCGAAACGCTGGATCCGGTCACGGTGAACGCGGCCGGCCGCCCGCTTGCCGCACGCGCGGCGGGTGCGGCCTTGCTGTGGGCGGACTTCGAGAATCTGTGCGTGGCGAGCCGCTCGCATCTCGACTATCTGGATCTGGCCGAGCAGTGGCATGGTCTGATCCTCGACAATCTGCGCACGGAGTGGCTGAGCACGTCCCACACACTGCAACGGCTGATCTGGCTGGTCGATATCTTCTACGACCGCAAGCGTGCGCTGTTCATCGCGTCCGATGAACCGATCGAGGCGGCACTCAGCGGTTTGGAAGGCGCGCACGATCTGTCGCGCACGCTGAGCCGCCTAGCCGAAATGCAATCGCGCGCCTATCGCAACACGCTCGACGGAATGCGCGACGTTTCAGCGGACACGCCCGCAAATGCGCTGGACGGTTCCGCGTAA